One stretch of Cyanobacteria bacterium GSL.Bin1 DNA includes these proteins:
- a CDS encoding NAD-dependent epimerase/dehydratase family protein: MTKQVLIIGGTGHIGRCVAQDIQKHSQANVTVTGRKSSYNQDFPFLPFDLNNQDQIKNLISNFDLVVHCAGPFHHRDGRVLKHCIEESINYIDVSDHRSFHLQVANYHQAALQAGVTAILHTGVFPGISNLMARKGVEALDQVESIRLNYLVAGSGGAGLTVMRTTFLGIQSPFFAWIKGQWQKVIPYSEPETVTFPQYGEADVYWFDVAETYTLTQSFAVDTVVTKFASIPNFYNDLTALVAHRVPHSVLKNPLVMEGLSRMSLGMARVTDLASGVGIAVVVDVTGWQGNEKKHYKLKFYHNHTAIAAGMGAGSVAQLLLNQDVIQPGVWSVEQAVTTPLFEGMMQQRGLKIDTTVTGN; the protein is encoded by the coding sequence GTGACAAAACAGGTGTTGATTATTGGTGGGACGGGACATATTGGTCGTTGTGTTGCACAGGACATTCAGAAGCACAGCCAAGCTAATGTAACGGTAACCGGACGTAAATCTTCTTATAACCAAGATTTTCCTTTTTTACCGTTCGATTTGAACAATCAAGATCAAATTAAAAACCTGATTTCTAATTTTGATTTAGTGGTTCATTGCGCCGGACCGTTTCACCATCGGGATGGTCGGGTTTTAAAGCATTGTATTGAGGAAAGCATCAACTATATTGATGTTAGTGATCACCGCTCGTTTCATTTGCAGGTTGCCAATTACCATCAAGCTGCACTCCAAGCGGGAGTCACGGCGATTTTACATACCGGCGTCTTTCCCGGAATTTCTAACTTAATGGCGCGAAAAGGGGTAGAAGCCCTCGATCAAGTCGAGTCGATTCGTTTAAATTACTTGGTTGCCGGATCAGGTGGCGCCGGTTTGACAGTAATGCGAACGACCTTTTTAGGCATTCAATCTCCTTTTTTTGCTTGGATCAAGGGGCAATGGCAAAAGGTTATCCCCTACAGTGAACCGGAAACCGTGACATTTCCCCAATATGGCGAAGCGGATGTGTATTGGTTTGATGTTGCTGAAACCTATACTCTCACTCAGTCTTTTGCTGTGGATACCGTTGTTACTAAGTTTGCCTCTATTCCTAATTTTTACAATGATTTAACGGCGCTGGTTGCCCATCGTGTCCCCCATTCCGTATTAAAGAATCCATTGGTTATGGAAGGGTTATCTCGGATGAGTTTAGGGATGGCAAGAGTGACGGATTTAGCAAGTGGTGTCGGAATTGCCGTTGTTGTTGATGTAACCGGTTGGCAAGGTAACGAGAAAAAACACTATAAGCTTAAATTTTATCATAATCATACCGCGATCGCGGCTGGGATGGGTGCCGGCAGTGTTGCCCAATTATTACTCAATCAAGATGTTATTCAGCCGGGAGTGTGGTCAGTAGAACAAGCGGTGACAACTCCCCTGTTTGAGGGGATGATGCAGCAACGGGGTCTTAAGATTGATACGACTGTTACTGGAAATTAA
- a CDS encoding succinate dehydrogenase/fumarate reductase iron-sulfur subunit, with amino-acid sequence MHLKLKIWRQPNPNVDGKILTYELDNVSPDSSFLEMLDILNEKLLEQGEDPVAFDHDCREGICGSCAMTINGIPQGAEKETTACQLYMRHFNDGDTITIEPWRAKPFPVIKDLVVDRSAFDELIQAGGFITARTGSAPEANETPIPKVVADEAMDAAACIACGACVATCKNASAMLFVGAKNAHLNRLPQGEPEKDQRVLNMIETMDRLGFGNCSNFGECQAVCPKGITLDVISKLNRDYAIAQVHRFFSGKS; translated from the coding sequence ATGCACCTAAAATTAAAAATTTGGCGACAACCCAATCCTAATGTTGATGGAAAAATACTTACCTATGAACTTGATAATGTGTCTCCAGATAGCTCCTTTTTAGAGATGCTGGACATCCTCAATGAGAAACTTCTCGAGCAAGGAGAAGATCCGGTAGCGTTTGATCATGACTGTCGAGAAGGGATCTGTGGCAGTTGCGCAATGACAATTAATGGGATTCCACAAGGTGCTGAGAAAGAAACGACAGCTTGTCAACTCTATATGCGCCACTTTAATGATGGTGATACGATTACCATTGAACCTTGGCGAGCTAAACCATTCCCTGTCATTAAAGACCTTGTTGTTGATCGCTCTGCCTTTGATGAGTTGATTCAAGCCGGTGGCTTTATTACCGCCCGTACCGGAAGTGCCCCCGAAGCCAACGAAACACCAATTCCAAAAGTAGTGGCAGATGAAGCCATGGATGCAGCAGCTTGTATTGCCTGTGGAGCGTGTGTAGCAACTTGTAAAAATGCCTCAGCAATGCTGTTTGTGGGGGCGAAAAACGCTCACCTGAATCGCCTTCCCCAAGGAGAACCGGAGAAAGATCAGCGGGTGCTGAATATGATAGAAACCATGGATCGGTTAGGCTTTGGCAACTGTAGCAACTTTGGAGAATGCCAAGCTGTTTGTCCAAAAGGAATTACGCTGGATGTGATTTCTAAGTTAAATCGAGATTACGCGATCGCGCAAGTCCATCGCTTCTTTTCGGGCAAAAGTTAG
- a CDS encoding DUF29 family protein yields MTSQFTSANSNLYEHDYQQWLEQIISQLENRAFHQIDLTHLIEELEDMGKAEKNALASNTTILLMHLLKYIYQPSKRTASWRRTIVEHRRRILRAFKTSPSLKPYFERIFAECYAEARVDAATETQLPIETFPEDCPLAIQDILDPEFLPK; encoded by the coding sequence ATGACGTCTCAATTTACTTCCGCTAATTCTAATCTCTACGAACACGATTATCAGCAATGGCTAGAGCAAATTATTAGTCAGTTAGAAAACCGTGCTTTTCATCAAATTGACTTAACGCACTTAATTGAAGAACTCGAAGACATGGGAAAGGCAGAAAAAAATGCTCTTGCCAGTAACACAACCATTCTATTGATGCACTTGCTGAAATATATCTATCAACCCAGTAAACGCACGGCATCTTGGCGCAGAACCATTGTGGAACATCGACGACGCATCCTTCGTGCCTTCAAAACTAGTCCCAGCTTAAAGCCCTATTTTGAACGTATATTTGCTGAGTGTTATGCAGAAGCCCGAGTTGATGCAGCCACAGAAACTCAACTTCCCATTGAGACCTTTCCTGAAGATTGCCCTTTAGCCATTCAAGATATCCTAGACCCAGAATTTTTACCGAAGTAA
- a CDS encoding PHP domain-containing protein, whose product MPTTYFPRQSHSSLQGQDTQTLQAIWQTINADSCPHYYNFHLHTIYSDGQLQPHALIDQALALKVQGFAITDHHTVRGYQIARHYLQSYRGGTFIPQLWTGVEITSILIDTEVHILGYAFNPEHPAIVPYLQGNSPRGNAARAENVIKAIHNAEGLVVLAHPKRYRRSAKELILAGVDLGIDGVETYYSYKNAIPWRPTPDQTVEVKALTQQYNLFNTCGTDSHGLSILQRC is encoded by the coding sequence ATGCCGACTACTTATTTCCCTCGTCAATCACACTCATCCTTACAAGGGCAAGATACGCAAACTCTCCAAGCAATTTGGCAAACGATTAACGCAGATAGTTGTCCCCATTACTATAACTTCCATCTGCACACCATTTACTCTGATGGACAGCTCCAACCCCACGCTTTAATTGACCAGGCTTTAGCCTTAAAGGTGCAAGGGTTTGCCATTACCGATCATCACACCGTTAGAGGCTATCAAATCGCTCGTCACTATCTACAAAGCTATCGTGGTGGCACATTTATTCCTCAACTTTGGACAGGCGTAGAAATTACTTCAATATTGATAGATACCGAAGTGCATATCTTGGGATACGCTTTTAATCCCGAACATCCGGCAATCGTACCTTATTTACAAGGAAATAGCCCGAGGGGGAACGCAGCTAGGGCTGAAAATGTCATCAAGGCAATTCATAATGCCGAAGGATTAGTTGTTTTAGCCCACCCGAAACGCTATCGTCGTTCTGCAAAAGAATTAATTCTGGCAGGGGTTGACCTGGGGATTGATGGGGTAGAAACTTACTACTCATATAAAAATGCGATTCCTTGGCGACCTACCCCTGACCAAACAGTAGAGGTCAAAGCACTCACTCAACAATATAATCTCTTCAATACTTGTGGTACAGACAGCCATGGTTTGAGCATATTGCAACGATGCTAG